In Rhododendron vialii isolate Sample 1 chromosome 9a, ASM3025357v1, the following are encoded in one genomic region:
- the LOC131300238 gene encoding large ribosomal subunit protein eL36y-like, with translation MAPKQPNTGLFVGLNKGHVVTKKELAPRPSDRKGKTSKRVHFVRNLIREVAGFAPYEKRITELLKVGKDKRALKVAKRKLGTHKRAKKKREEMSNVLRKMRSAGGGEKKK, from the exons CACTGGTCTCTTTGTGGGGCTAAACAAAGGTCATGTTGTAACCAAGAAAGAATTGGCTCCACGTCCATCTGATAGGAAAGGG AAAACTAGCAAAAGAGTTCACTTTGTGAGGAATCTCATCAGAGAAGTTGCTGGCTTTGCACCGTACGAGAAGAGAATTACTGAGCTTCTTAAGGTGGGGAAAGACAAGCGCGCATTGAAAGTGGCCAAGAGGAAGTTGGGCACTCACAAGAGGGCAAAGAAGAAGCGTGAGGAGATGTCTAATGTTCTTCGCAAGATGAG GTCTGCTGGAGGAggggagaagaagaagtga